DNA sequence from the Streptomyces sp. CA-210063 genome:
CCCCGCTGTTCGGCGGTGCCCGTCTCCGCAGCCTCCTCGGTACCGCCGCCGGCGCACCCGGACGCGATGACCGCTGCGGCGAGCACGGCGACACCACCCCGGGCACCGCCGCTCCCCCTCCAGAGACGCGCCCACTTCGCACCCTTTAGATCATTTTGTCGTACGAATCGCATGGCGCCGCATCCTCGCAGGACAGCCCGTCCCCACCGCCCCGACACCGCCACCGGACCGCGACCATCCACCGAGTGGCCCACACCTCCTCCGCCTGACCGACAATGGCCCGGTGAACGACCTCGACCCCGCCGTCTTCCTCGCCCCCCTCCTCACCCCCGAGGGCCGCGCCCTCCTCGACGAGGTGCGCGGCACCGAACCGGCGCGGGAGCTGGCCGTGGCGACCCGGCTGCGCCGCGACCACCCGGCGGCACTCGTGTCGGCGGCGATGGCGCAGGCGCTGCTGCGGCAGCGGGCTGCGGTGAAGTTCGGGGCGGCGGACGCGGAGCGGATGTTCTTCACGCCGAACGGGGTCGAACAGTCGACGCGGGCGAGCGTGGCGACGTACCGGGCGGAGCGGATGCGCGCGCTGGGCGTGACCTCGGTCGCCGACCTGTGCTGCGGTATCGGCGGCGACGCGCTCGCGCTCGCCCGGGCCGGCATCCGGGTCCTGGCCGTCGACCACGACCCCCTGACGGTGGCGGTGGCCCGCGCGAACGCCGACGCGCTCGGCCTCGCCGACCTGATCGAGGTGCGGGAGGCGGACGTCACGGAGGTGGACGTCTCCCCGTACGACGCGGTCTTCGTGGACCCGGCGAGGCGCGGCGGCCGCGGCCGGATCTTCGACCCGGAGGCCTACTCGCCCCCGCTCTCCTGGGCCGTCGCCACCGCCCTCAAGTCCCCGCGCGCAGCTCTGAAGATCGCCCCGGGCATCCCCCACGAGGCGATCCCCGGCGAGGCCGAGGCTGAGTGGATCTCTGACGCGGGGGACGTGAAGGAGGCGGTGCTCTGGTTCGGCACGGGGACGGCGGGCGCCGTGCGGGCGACCCTGCTGCCCGGGCCCCGGGCCCTGCTCGGCCGCGGCCTGCCCGATCCCCAAGTCCGGTCCGTGGGGCGGTACTTGTACGAGCCCGACGGCGCCGTCATCCGGGCCCACCTCGTCGCCGAGGTCGCCGAGGACCTGGGAGGCGGGCTGATCGACCCCACGATCGCCTACATCACCGCCGACGAACACCACGTCACCCCGTACGCCACGGCCTACGAGATCACCGACCAACTGCCCTTCAACGTCAAGAAGTTGAAGGCCCTGCTGCGGGAGCGCGAGGTCGGCATCCTGACCGTGAAGAAGCGGGGGTCGGCCGTCGAGCCGGAGGAACTACGGAAGAAGGTCAAGCCGCAGGGACGCAACTCGGCGACGGTCTTCCTGACCCGGGTGGCGGGAGCGCCGACGATGCTGATCGGACGCCCGGCCTAGGGCGGACGCCCGGCCTAGGGCGGACGCCCGGCCTAGGGCGGACATCCGCCTCCAGCCGGTCCCGGTGCTGGTCCCGGTCCCGGTGCTGGTCCCGGTCCCGGTGCTGGTCCCAGCCCCGAACCCGGCCTGGGCCCCGGTATCGGACCGGACCCTGCCCCGGACCTGGTCGGGGCCCCGGACCGGACCCTGCCCCTGGCCCCAGGCCCAGGGCCTGGGGCCAGGGGCCTGGGGCAGGGGCCTGGGGCCTGGGGCAGGGGCCTGGGGCCTGGGGCAGGGGCCTGGGGCAGGGCCTGGGGCAGGGCCTGGGGCAGGGCCTGGGCCCAGGGCCCCCGCCACAGTCTCGGCCCCGGTCTCAGCCCGGACCTTGGCCCGGTCTCGGCCCCTGGACCCGGTCCAGGCCGGTGCCGGCCACCTCAGCCGACTCCCCCGTCACCCGCCTTCAGCCGGTCCCGCTCTGGGCCTTGGTCTCGGCCCCGGCCGGTGACCGGTGACCGGTGACGGCGGTCACCTCAGCCGAGTCCCCCCGTCACCGACCCCCGCCGGTCCGGTCTCGCCCCGGCCGACGGCCACCTGAGCCGACTCCCCCGTCGCCCACCCCAACCGGTCCCACTCCCTCCCCCGGCCGACGGCCACCTCAGCCGACTCCCCCGTCGCCCACCCCCCGTCCTCCCTCAGCCGCCCTCGCCGGCCCCCTCAGTCCCCCTCCTCCGCCCGCGCCAGCAGCAGGGCCCGCTCCCGCTCGTTCCGCGCCAGGTCGGCCGCCCGTAGGAACTCGGCGCGGGCCTCGGCCCTGCGCCCGAGCCGCCGTAGCAGGTCCCCGCGCACACTCGGCAGCAAGTGGTAGTCGCGGAGGGCGGGTTCGGCGGCCAGGTGGTCCACGATCTCCAGGGCGGGGCCCGGGCCGTCCGCCATCGAGACGGCGACCGCACGGTTCAGCTCCACCACGGGGGACGGGGAGCGGGCGACGAGCAGGGCGTACAGGGTGGCGATCCGGCTCCAGTCCGTCTCCTCGTACGTGTGGGCTTGGGCGTGGCACGCTGCGATCGCGGCCTGGAGGGCGTACGGGCCCGGCGCGCCCGTGGCGGTGGCGGTGGCGCGGCCGAGGGCGGTGAAGCCGCGGGCGATGAGGAGGCGGTTCCAGCGGCGGCGGTCCTGGTCCTTCAACAGGACCGGCTCCCCGGAGGGTCCCGTGCGGGTGGCGGCCCGCGACTCCTGGAGCTCCAAGAGGGCCACCAAGCCGTGTACTTCGGGTTCCTTGGGCATCAACTGGGCGAGGACACGGGCGAGTCGGAGGGCGTCCTCGCAGAGGGCGGGGCGCAGCAGGTCGTCGCCGGCGGTGGCCGCGTACCCCTCGTTGAAGATCAGGTAGATGACCTCCAGCACGGAGGCGAGGCGGGCATCGCGGTCGGGGCCGTAGGGGACCTCGAAGGCGACGGCCTTGGCGGCGAGGGTGCGTTTGGCGCGCACGATGCGCTGGGCGATCGTCGCCTCGGGGGCCAGGAAGGCGCGGGCGATCTCGGTGGTGGTCAGGCCGCCGAGGAGGCGGAGGGTGAGCGCGATGCGGGCCTCGGCGGAGAGCACCGGGTGGCAGGCCGTGAAGACGAGGCGGAGCAGGTCGTCGTCGATGTCGTCCGGGTCGGACGGCTGATCGAGATACGGCCCCGCCGCCTCCAGGTCCCGGCCCACCTCCGCCAGCTTCCGCGCATACCGCTCCCGGCGGCGCACGAGGTCGATCGCCCGGTGCTTGGCCGTGGTCATCAGCCAGGCGCCCGGGTTGTCCGGCACCCCGTCCCGAGGCCACTGCTCCAGCGCCACGACCAGCGCGTCCTGCGCCAGCTCCTCCGCGATACCGACGTCCCGCACGATCCGCGCGACCCCGGCGATGAGCCGGGGCGACTCCATCCGGAAGACGGTTTCGATGGCCGTGCCGGGTTCCGAATCCGAGGTGAGGGTGGGGGTGGAGTCGGAATCCGGGGTGGGGGCGGGATCGGAATCCGGGGTGGGGCCGGTGGTGGGCTGTGGGGTCACAGCCCACCATCAGACACCCGGAGGGCACCCCTGCCAAGCAGGCTCAGCCCTCCGTGATCTCCCGCACCTCACAGGTGACCGTCCAGTGCTCCTCGTGCACCTTCAGGAACCGCTTGGCCCACTCGACGGCTTCGGCCATGTCCTTGCACTGCATCAGCGCATAGCCCCCGACGACCTCCTTGGTCTCGGTGAACGGCCCGTCGGTCACCGACAGTTCCCCGCCCTCCCAACGCACCCTCTTCCCCTGCGCGGTCGGCAGCAGCCCGGCCGTGTCGAGCATGACCCCCGCCTTGGTGATCTCCTCCAGCAGATCCCCCATCCGCTGCATCAGCTCGGGGCTGGGGCCCTCGGCGGGGGCGGTCTTCTCGTCGATCCGGACCATCGACAGATAGCGCGGCATGGTGACTCCTTCGATTCGCTACGGGTCAGCGGGGTCGCTCCCCGCCTCTCACCATGGCGTCGAACGAGCCCCGCCCGGATCGACACGGCCGACGTACTTCTTCGGAGTGCTTCGAAGATTTCTTCCAGCGGGGCACCCGACCAGCCGGACGGCCCGGCTCACTTCAACGACTCCCACAGCTCGCCCGCCTCCGGCTCGTCCGCCACCACCCGGTTGGAGTCGTAGGGGGCCATGACGACCGGCATCATCACGGTCCTCGTGTCGTCCGACGACAGGCCCTTCAGGCTTTCGCCGAGACTCATCAGTTCCGTCAGGGAGTCCAGGCCGGTGTCGGTCGTGAGGCTGCCCGTGATGGCGTCGGCGACCTCGTAGAGCTGGGTGGGGTCGGACAACAGGTCCTTGGACGCGATCTGGTCCAGCAGGGCCTTGACCAGCTTCTGCTGGAGGCCTATGCGGCCGAGGTCGCTGCCGTCGCCGATGCCGTGGCGGGTGCGGGCGAGGGCCAGGGCCTGTTCGCCGTCCAAGTGGTGGGTGCCGGCCTTCAGTTCCAGGTGGCTGTCGTCGTCGGCGATGTCCTCGTCCGTCGTGACCGTGACGCCACCGAGGGCGTCGACGAGCTTCGCGAAGCCGGAGAAGTCGATCTCGACGTAGTGGTCCATGCGGACGTTCGTCATCGACTCGACGGTCTTGACCGCGCAGACCGGGCCGCCGACCGCGAACGCGCTGTTGAACATCGCGTTGTACGCCACCGACGTCGAACCGCCCGACTCCAGCGGGCAGGACGGCCTGGTGACCAGGGTGTCGCGGGGGATGCTGACGACCGTCGCCTCGGTGCGGCCCTCGTCGATGTGGACCACCATCGCCGTGTCCGAGCGGGCGCCCGAACCCTCGTCGCCGCCGCCGAGTTCGGCGTTCTCCTCGCCGCTGCGGGAGTCGGAGCCTAGGACGAGGATGTTCAGCGCGCCGCTCGGCAGCGGCGAGGCCGTGGCCGACGTGGAGGGCTCCGAAGAAGACCGGAGCTTCGCGGGGCGGTTGTCGCCGAGGGCGCTGTTGATGTCGACGCTCTTGATGTTGTCGTTGAGCCGCCAGAAGGCCCAGCCCGCCCCGCCCACGCCGACCACGAGGGCGCCGGCGAGCGTGAACCCGGCGAACTTCAGCCAGCGCCGCCGTCGGCCCCCGCCCCCGTCGTCGCCCCCGAACGCGCTTTCTTCACCATCCACGCACAGGAACTTACGTCCGAATTGTTACGGACAGAACCTCCCGGCGGTATTCCTTCGGGAATTCTCAGACTTCTCAGCCGCCGTGAAGAGCCCTCACGCGCCCTCAGCCCAGCGTCACCGTCGGCACCGGATTGCTGCCGCTCCAGGTGGCGTTGAAGCCGAAGCTCACCGAACCGCCGCTCGGCACGCTTCCGTTCCAGGAGACGTTCGTGCAGCTGACCGTCGTGCCGCTCTGGGCGCAGCTCGCGTTCCAGGCCTGACTGATCTGCTGGCCGGCCCCGAACGTCCAGTTGACGCGCCAGGAGGAGAGCGAGGATCCGGCGGCGCAGCTGATGGTGACGTTGCCCGTGAAGCCGGTGTTCCACTGGTTCGCCACGCTGTACGCCGCCGAGCAGCCGTCCGGGACCGGCGGCTCGGTCACCGTGCCGCCGAGCGCCGTCACGATGCCCTGGTACGCGGGTTTCGGCACGTAGTTCTCGTCGTACGGCGTCGCCGCGCCCTGGCCCGGGAAGGTGTCCGGGATCCAGGAGTCGGAGTCGGTGAAGCCCCAGACCGTGACGCCGGTGCAACGGGCCACCGCCACGCACGCCTTCACGACCGCCTCGTACTCGGTCCGCTGCTGCGCCAACTTGGCTGCCGTGGACGGCAGTTGCATCCGGATGTCGAGTTCCGTGATGGCCACGTCCACGCCCAGGTCGGCGAAGCGCTGGATGTTCTGTTGCAGGGTCGACGGCACCTGGCCCAGGATGAGGTGGGCCTGCAGCCCGACGCCGTCGATCGGGACGCCGCGTGCCTTCAGGTCCCTGACCAGGTTGTACAGGGCCGTGCTCTTCGCGTTGACGCCCTCGACGTTGTAGTCGTTGATGTAGAGCTTGGCGGCCGGGTCGGCGGCGCGGGCGGCGGTCAGGGCCTGGGCGATGTAGTCGGCGCCGAGGCCGTTGTACCAGAGGGTCTGGCGGTAGGTGCCGTCCTCGTTGAACGGTTCGTTCACCACGTCCCAGGCGGCCAACCGGCCCTTGTAGCGGCCGACTTCGAGCGCGATGTGGTCGTTCATCAACTGGCTGAGCTGCGCGGACGTCCAGGTGCCGTTGTCGAGCCAGCTGGGGTTCTGGCTGTGCCAGACGAGGGTGTGGCCGCGTACGTCCTGGTCGTGGGCCTCGGCGAAGTCGACGATTCTGTCGGCCTCGGTCCAGTTGAAGGTGCCCCGGGTGGGTTCGACGGAGCCCCACTTCATGGCGTTGCCGGGGGTGAGCCAGTTGAACTCGCGGCCCGCGATCTCACCGTACGTGCCGGTGAGCTTGGAGCCGGTCACCGCGGTGCCGATCGCCTTGCCCTTGGCCGCCGCGAGGTCGCGCAGGGGCGGGTCGGCGGCGTGGGCGGCGGGGGCGGCGAGGAGCAGGGCGGCCGCGGCCGCTGTGGCCGTCAGCGCGGTGAGGAAGGTACTCAAGGAGGTGCTGAGAGCGGATCTCATTGCGGGTGCCTCCGAAAGTTTCGGTTGTGCAACCGATTGACTTCGGAGGAGTGTGGAGGGCCGCGCCGCACTCGTCAATGCATCAGCACCACTCTCGAAAACATCAGCACCACTCCCGCATGCATCAGCACCACACTCGTCAAACCGCCGGAGGCACCCCCGTACTGCTCCGCACCACCAGGCTCGTCGCCAGCTCCACCCGCGTCGCCGCCGAGGACCCCTCCTGCCGCCCGAGGTCGAGCACCAGCCGGGCCGCCGCCTCGGC
Encoded proteins:
- a CDS encoding class I SAM-dependent methyltransferase yields the protein MNDLDPAVFLAPLLTPEGRALLDEVRGTEPARELAVATRLRRDHPAALVSAAMAQALLRQRAAVKFGAADAERMFFTPNGVEQSTRASVATYRAERMRALGVTSVADLCCGIGGDALALARAGIRVLAVDHDPLTVAVARANADALGLADLIEVREADVTEVDVSPYDAVFVDPARRGGRGRIFDPEAYSPPLSWAVATALKSPRAALKIAPGIPHEAIPGEAEAEWISDAGDVKEAVLWFGTGTAGAVRATLLPGPRALLGRGLPDPQVRSVGRYLYEPDGAVIRAHLVAEVAEDLGGGLIDPTIAYITADEHHVTPYATAYEITDQLPFNVKKLKALLREREVGILTVKKRGSAVEPEELRKKVKPQGRNSATVFLTRVAGAPTMLIGRPA
- a CDS encoding RNA polymerase sigma factor; amino-acid sequence: MTPQPTTGPTPDSDPAPTPDSDSTPTLTSDSEPGTAIETVFRMESPRLIAGVARIVRDVGIAEELAQDALVVALEQWPRDGVPDNPGAWLMTTAKHRAIDLVRRRERYARKLAEVGRDLEAAGPYLDQPSDPDDIDDDLLRLVFTACHPVLSAEARIALTLRLLGGLTTTEIARAFLAPEATIAQRIVRAKRTLAAKAVAFEVPYGPDRDARLASVLEVIYLIFNEGYAATAGDDLLRPALCEDALRLARVLAQLMPKEPEVHGLVALLELQESRAATRTGPSGEPVLLKDQDRRRWNRLLIARGFTALGRATATATGAPGPYALQAAIAACHAQAHTYEETDWSRIATLYALLVARSPSPVVELNRAVAVSMADGPGPALEIVDHLAAEPALRDYHLLPSVRGDLLRRLGRRAEARAEFLRAADLARNERERALLLARAEEGD
- a CDS encoding YciI family protein, which translates into the protein MPRYLSMVRIDEKTAPAEGPSPELMQRMGDLLEEITKAGVMLDTAGLLPTAQGKRVRWEGGELSVTDGPFTETKEVVGGYALMQCKDMAEAVEWAKRFLKVHEEHWTVTCEVREITEG
- a CDS encoding LCP family protein, which translates into the protein MCVDGEESAFGGDDGGGGRRRRWLKFAGFTLAGALVVGVGGAGWAFWRLNDNIKSVDINSALGDNRPAKLRSSSEPSTSATASPLPSGALNILVLGSDSRSGEENAELGGGDEGSGARSDTAMVVHIDEGRTEATVVSIPRDTLVTRPSCPLESGGSTSVAYNAMFNSAFAVGGPVCAVKTVESMTNVRMDHYVEIDFSGFAKLVDALGGVTVTTDEDIADDDSHLELKAGTHHLDGEQALALARTRHGIGDGSDLGRIGLQQKLVKALLDQIASKDLLSDPTQLYEVADAITGSLTTDTGLDSLTELMSLGESLKGLSSDDTRTVMMPVVMAPYDSNRVVADEPEAGELWESLK
- a CDS encoding endo-1,4-beta-xylanase, with the translated sequence MRSALSTSLSTFLTALTATAAAAALLLAAPAAHAADPPLRDLAAAKGKAIGTAVTGSKLTGTYGEIAGREFNWLTPGNAMKWGSVEPTRGTFNWTEADRIVDFAEAHDQDVRGHTLVWHSQNPSWLDNGTWTSAQLSQLMNDHIALEVGRYKGRLAAWDVVNEPFNEDGTYRQTLWYNGLGADYIAQALTAARAADPAAKLYINDYNVEGVNAKSTALYNLVRDLKARGVPIDGVGLQAHLILGQVPSTLQQNIQRFADLGVDVAITELDIRMQLPSTAAKLAQQRTEYEAVVKACVAVARCTGVTVWGFTDSDSWIPDTFPGQGAATPYDENYVPKPAYQGIVTALGGTVTEPPVPDGCSAAYSVANQWNTGFTGNVTISCAAGSSLSSWRVNWTFGAGQQISQAWNASCAQSGTTVSCTNVSWNGSVPSGGSVSFGFNATWSGSNPVPTVTLG